In Pseudomonas coleopterorum, the genomic window CGGTGTCGGACTACAAGATCTACGTGACCGAGAAGGTCGATCAACTGGCCGAGGAGACCGCCAAGTTCACCGACGCGATCAAGAAAGGCGATCTGGCAACCGCCAAGAAACTGTACGCACCCACCCGCGTCCACTACGAAGCGATCGAGCCGATCGCCGAGCTGTTCAGCGATCTGGACGCGTCGATCGACTCCCGGGTCGATGATCATGAAGCGGGTGTGAAGGCGGAAGACTTCACCGGGTTTCATCGCCTGGAATACAGCCTGTACTCGGAAAACACCACCAAAGGTCTGGATGCCCTGGCCGACGGCCTGCTCAAGGATGTGAAGGACCTGCAAACCCGCATTGCAGAGCTGACCTTCCCGCCGGAGAAAGTGGTCGGCGGCGCCGCCGCGCTGCTTGAAGAAGTGGCAGCGACCAAGGTGTCGGGCGAGGAAGATCGCTACAGC contains:
- the efeO gene encoding iron uptake system protein EfeO yields the protein MKKTPLALLLTLGLLNAPLSAFAATQSPLDLVGPVSDYKIYVTEKVDQLAEETAKFTDAIKKGDLATAKKLYAPTRVHYEAIEPIAELFSDLDASIDSRVDDHEAGVKAEDFTGFHRLEYSLYSENTTKGLDALADGLLKDVKDLQTRIAELTFPPEKVVGGAAALLEEVAATKVSGEEDRYSHTDLYDFQGNIDGAKKIVDLFRPQIESQDKAFAAKVDKNFATVDKILAKYKTKDGGFETYDKVKENDRKALIGPVNTLAEDLSTLRGKLGLN